The Cohnella abietis genome has a segment encoding these proteins:
- a CDS encoding amino acid deaminase/aldolase — protein MPDYETYKHVFAGIPMPFAYLDLDLLDKNIRDIARAAGNKKVRVASKSIRSVEVLRHILRSDDTFEGVMCFTASEAAFLAKLGFEDLLLGYPTWEPTGIQVLIDLIGEGHSITFMVDCLEHIVHLEALAQERGIRIPLCLDIDMSTSYPGLRFGVWRSPLSDWEKARPVVEKIMSSAWVYLDGVMGYEAQIAGLGDQAPGASFKNSIVRLLKSRSIREVATRRQEVIHGIRELGANVRFVNAGGTGSLSSSREEKVVTELTAGSGFYSPALFDHYRSFQYQPAAGFAVEVVRQPRENIYTCMGGGYTASGAADKNKLPKPYLPQGLELMPLEGAGEVQTPLLNRNPSQTALKLGDPVFFRHAKAGELCERFDQLHAVSNGAIVGEFSTYRGMGESFL, from the coding sequence ATTCCAGACTATGAAACGTATAAGCATGTATTTGCCGGAATTCCGATGCCTTTTGCTTACTTGGACTTAGATTTGCTTGATAAAAATATTCGTGATATTGCCCGAGCAGCAGGAAATAAGAAGGTTCGTGTGGCAAGCAAATCCATTCGCTCTGTTGAAGTGCTTCGCCATATTCTTCGCTCTGATGATACTTTTGAAGGCGTCATGTGCTTTACGGCATCGGAGGCAGCATTTTTAGCAAAGTTAGGGTTTGAGGATTTATTGCTCGGTTACCCAACGTGGGAGCCTACGGGAATTCAGGTATTAATTGATCTTATAGGCGAAGGTCATAGCATTACATTCATGGTGGATTGCTTGGAGCACATTGTTCATTTGGAAGCGCTAGCACAAGAACGCGGTATTCGAATTCCGTTATGTCTCGATATTGATATGTCTACAAGCTATCCAGGCTTACGTTTCGGCGTGTGGCGTTCTCCGTTGAGCGATTGGGAGAAAGCACGTCCTGTTGTAGAAAAAATAATGTCATCAGCTTGGGTGTATTTGGATGGTGTTATGGGTTATGAGGCGCAAATTGCTGGGTTAGGAGATCAAGCTCCGGGAGCCTCATTTAAGAATAGTATTGTAAGGCTCTTGAAAAGTAGATCGATTCGGGAAGTGGCTACCAGAAGGCAGGAAGTCATTCATGGAATAAGAGAGCTCGGCGCTAACGTTCGATTCGTTAATGCAGGCGGTACCGGAAGCCTATCCAGCTCTCGGGAAGAGAAGGTCGTTACAGAGCTTACGGCAGGATCAGGATTCTATAGTCCCGCCTTATTCGATCACTATCGTTCCTTTCAATACCAGCCTGCGGCAGGATTTGCAGTGGAGGTTGTGCGACAGCCAAGAGAAAATATATATACCTGCATGGGTGGTGGGTACACTGCATCAGGTGCTGCGGATAAGAACAAGCTGCCCAAGCCATATTTGCCCCAAGGATTAGAGCTGATGCCTCTAGAGGGCGCAGGAGAGGTTCAGACACCGCTCTTAAATCGGAACCCATCTCAGACTGCGCTTAAGCTCGGTGATCCTGTTTTCTTCCGGCATGCGAAGGCGGGAGAGCTATGCGAAAGATTCGACCAGCTTCATGCAGTTTCTAATGGAGCTATTGTTGGAGAGTTCTCAACCTACAGGGGCATGGGGGAAAGCTTTTTATGA
- a CDS encoding aldehyde dehydrogenase: protein MSDIPLQHSEQLTILVKRQQDYYRSGATRTVAFRREQLSHLRDAIHKFELKLLAALKQDLNKSELEAYSTEIGIVLREIRIAIRFVRRWSKPRRVCTPLSHLGASSTIIPEPLGTTLIIGPWNYPVNLMLAPVIAAIAAGNTIIMKPSEIAPATSSVLESLIRETFLPEYITVVEGGASLNTQLLEQPFDHIFFTGSSSVGKIVMEAAAKKLIPVTLELGGKSPCIVHKDANIKLAAKRIVFGKYTNVGQTCVAPDYLLVHKDVKQELISEMVKVIETFYGSSPIDNPTYGRIVNERHFSRLSEYLTEGRILFGGQTDEAAYKIAPTLIEGVALDSKIMQGEIFGPILPLLDYENSEEIFYTIQANPKPLALYLFAQCPEFQKIITEGIAFGGGCINDTIIHLGNPYLPFGGVGSSGIGSYHGEHGFRAFTHYKGLLRQTTLIDMPFRYPNSKWGMSLIRKLLR, encoded by the coding sequence ATGAGCGACATTCCATTACAGCATTCAGAGCAGCTGACTATCCTTGTTAAGCGTCAGCAGGATTATTACCGAAGCGGTGCAACGAGAACTGTTGCATTTCGCAGAGAACAATTAAGTCATCTAAGGGATGCCATACATAAATTCGAATTAAAGCTACTAGCAGCACTCAAGCAGGATTTGAACAAGTCTGAGCTAGAAGCATATTCAACGGAAATAGGTATTGTGCTTAGGGAAATTCGTATCGCCATCCGCTTCGTTCGGAGGTGGTCAAAGCCACGGCGTGTGTGTACGCCGTTATCTCATTTAGGTGCAAGCAGCACAATTATTCCTGAGCCCCTAGGGACCACATTAATTATTGGGCCTTGGAATTACCCTGTGAATTTGATGCTGGCGCCGGTCATTGCTGCTATTGCAGCAGGAAATACAATCATTATGAAGCCTTCAGAGATTGCACCTGCAACCTCCAGTGTGCTGGAATCGCTTATAAGAGAGACGTTCCTACCGGAATACATAACGGTCGTTGAGGGTGGAGCAAGCTTGAATACTCAGCTTCTTGAGCAGCCATTCGACCATATTTTTTTTACAGGAAGCTCCTCCGTTGGCAAAATTGTGATGGAAGCTGCTGCTAAGAAGCTCATTCCAGTCACCCTTGAATTAGGCGGGAAAAGCCCATGCATCGTACACAAGGATGCGAATATTAAGCTGGCGGCCAAGCGTATTGTATTCGGGAAATATACAAATGTAGGTCAGACCTGCGTCGCACCCGACTATTTGCTCGTTCATAAGGATGTGAAGCAGGAGCTAATAAGTGAGATGGTTAAGGTCATTGAGACATTCTATGGAAGTAGTCCAATTGATAATCCCACTTACGGACGAATCGTGAATGAACGTCATTTCAGCAGATTATCTGAATATTTAACAGAAGGTCGAATTCTCTTCGGTGGACAAACAGATGAAGCCGCATACAAAATAGCCCCGACACTAATTGAGGGAGTCGCCTTAGATTCAAAAATCATGCAAGGAGAAATTTTCGGTCCTATTCTCCCCTTATTGGATTATGAAAATAGTGAAGAAATATTTTATACGATCCAAGCAAATCCGAAGCCTCTAGCGCTTTATCTGTTCGCACAGTGTCCTGAATTCCAGAAAATAATTACTGAGGGTATTGCATTCGGCGGAGGCTGCATTAATGATACAATCATTCATTTGGGTAATCCTTATTTACCCTTTGGGGGCGTTGGATCAAGCGGGATAGGCAGCTATCACGGAGAGCATGGATTTAGAGCTTTCACTCATTACAAAGGACTGCTGAGACAGACGACTTTAATTGACATGCCCTTTCGCTATCCGAATTCTAAGTGGGGAATGTCCTTAATTCGCAAGCTGCTACGATAA
- a CDS encoding ABC transporter permease yields MNTLTQSGRSWSSMTSPLYESYLKAQKRKLWLIGLSRLSVLIVFLALWELAARWKWIDPMLTSKPSMLLTSFRELVVEGSLLRHTWISGWETLVGIVISMLLGTTIAVLFWWSTFASKVLEPYIVVLNALPKVALGPIFYIWLGDRYSIYGMAVAISVIVTIIMIESGFKEISQTKLKLMESFGATKFQMLRMVLLPASIPHFIAALKVNVGLTLVGVVMGEFLSSKAGLGYLIIYGGQVFQMNLVMVSISMLALLSVILYGFVNLLERYARK; encoded by the coding sequence ATGAATACTTTAACGCAATCTGGAAGGAGCTGGAGTAGCATGACTTCCCCTCTATATGAAAGCTACCTCAAAGCCCAGAAGCGCAAGCTATGGCTGATCGGTTTGTCACGTTTGTCTGTGCTCATCGTGTTCCTTGCATTGTGGGAGCTGGCAGCGAGATGGAAGTGGATCGATCCGATGCTGACGAGTAAGCCGTCAATGCTTCTAACCTCCTTTCGCGAGCTTGTTGTAGAGGGAAGCCTGCTCAGACATACTTGGATTTCCGGATGGGAAACTCTGGTCGGAATCGTCATCTCCATGCTGCTAGGTACGACTATTGCAGTTCTCTTCTGGTGGTCAACCTTTGCATCGAAGGTGCTTGAGCCTTATATTGTTGTGCTTAATGCTTTGCCTAAGGTCGCTCTCGGTCCTATTTTCTATATTTGGCTCGGTGATCGCTACTCCATCTATGGCATGGCAGTTGCAATCTCCGTTATCGTAACGATTATTATGATTGAGAGTGGGTTCAAGGAAATAAGCCAAACAAAGCTGAAGCTCATGGAATCCTTCGGAGCTACAAAATTTCAGATGCTTCGGATGGTGCTGCTGCCTGCAAGTATCCCTCATTTTATAGCTGCGTTAAAGGTAAATGTAGGACTGACTCTCGTGGGGGTTGTAATGGGGGAGTTTTTATCCTCCAAGGCAGGTCTTGGTTACTTGATTATTTATGGCGGGCAAGTATTTCAGATGAATCTAGTTATGGTTAGCATTAGCATGCTTGCTCTTCTATCCGTTATTCTGTATGGATTCGTTAATTTATTAGAGCGTTACGCCAGAAAATAA
- a CDS encoding ABC transporter ATP-binding protein translates to MGQIELTGVGLSYFTLKQETEALRDINLSIDRGEFISIVGPSGCGKSTLLSLVSGMLKPTVGTVKIDGNEVTSTSPKVGYMLQHDHLFEWRDVLSNLMVGAEIRRMDRGKAKHKALELLQRYGLGEFAHHNPAQLSGGMRQRVALIRTLVAEPDILLLDEPFSALDYQTRLTLSEEVLQIIKDQGKTAVLVTHDLSEAISMADRVMVMSKRPSTISTVYSIQFDEGDDLSPWKKREAGRYNEYFNAIWKELE, encoded by the coding sequence ATGGGGCAAATTGAATTAACAGGTGTCGGGTTGAGCTATTTCACGCTTAAGCAAGAAACAGAGGCGTTACGCGATATTAACCTTTCAATTGATCGAGGAGAGTTTATTAGCATTGTAGGGCCAAGCGGCTGCGGAAAAAGCACGCTGCTTTCCCTCGTTTCTGGGATGCTTAAACCTACAGTCGGGACGGTTAAAATAGATGGCAACGAAGTGACGAGCACCTCTCCTAAGGTTGGTTACATGCTGCAGCATGACCATTTGTTCGAATGGCGGGATGTTCTTAGTAATCTAATGGTCGGAGCGGAAATTCGTAGAATGGATCGGGGTAAAGCAAAACACAAGGCATTGGAGCTTCTTCAACGTTACGGATTAGGCGAATTTGCCCATCATAATCCCGCGCAGCTATCAGGCGGAATGCGGCAACGAGTTGCTCTGATTCGGACTCTCGTGGCAGAACCCGATATATTACTGCTGGATGAACCTTTCTCAGCTTTGGATTATCAGACCCGTCTAACTCTGTCAGAGGAAGTGCTCCAAATTATTAAGGACCAAGGAAAAACAGCCGTTCTCGTAACACATGATCTCTCAGAAGCGATAAGTATGGCCGATCGAGTGATGGTCATGTCCAAGCGACCAAGCACGATAAGTACCGTATATTCGATTCAATTCGATGAGGGTGATGATCTGTCTCCGTGGAAGAAGCGGGAGGCAGGCCGTTACAATGAATACTTTAACGCAATCTGGAAGGAGCTGGAGTAG
- a CDS encoding ABC transporter substrate-binding protein has translation MNVRKISLVLLATMLVIVVAACGKNSNKESVPLTKVKFSEVIRSIFYAPHYIAMSKGFFKEQGLDVDMNTAQGSDKGAAALIAGTADISLVGPETSIYIYNQKGDKTLKVFHQLTSKDGSFLLSREKLDNFKWSDLQGKTIIGWRPGSAPQMVLNSTLLKEQAKDVKVVTNIAAPAMAGAFASGQGDFIQLFEPVASTLVKEGKAYFAASLGEAFGPFPETSYVATSDFIRKNPQTIQKFTTAVAEGARWLSTASKDEITQALKPFFEGTPEDIIIQSVERYKSQGTWSTDPQLTKEQFDILQNVLVENGVLKADEKIASMDDVVDMSFVKNIGKSD, from the coding sequence ATGAATGTGAGAAAAATATCCCTAGTGCTCCTCGCGACCATGCTTGTGATTGTTGTAGCTGCCTGCGGTAAGAATAGCAACAAAGAATCAGTACCTTTAACAAAGGTCAAATTTTCAGAGGTCATCCGCTCCATCTTCTATGCCCCCCATTATATTGCGATGTCGAAGGGCTTTTTCAAGGAACAAGGGCTTGATGTAGATATGAATACCGCGCAAGGCTCAGATAAAGGGGCTGCTGCTTTAATCGCTGGGACGGCGGATATCTCCTTGGTCGGACCGGAAACGAGTATTTACATTTACAATCAAAAAGGGGATAAGACGCTTAAGGTTTTCCACCAGCTTACTTCTAAGGATGGGTCGTTCCTGCTCTCCCGCGAGAAGCTAGATAACTTCAAATGGAGTGACCTACAAGGTAAAACGATCATTGGTTGGAGGCCTGGCAGCGCTCCTCAAATGGTTTTGAATTCAACGTTGCTTAAGGAGCAAGCCAAAGACGTCAAGGTTGTCACGAACATCGCAGCCCCAGCTATGGCAGGCGCCTTTGCTAGCGGTCAGGGCGATTTCATCCAGCTGTTTGAGCCAGTCGCTTCCACGTTAGTTAAGGAAGGCAAAGCTTATTTCGCAGCCTCATTAGGAGAAGCGTTCGGACCTTTCCCGGAAACATCCTACGTCGCCACTTCTGATTTCATTAGGAAAAATCCGCAAACCATTCAGAAATTCACGACCGCTGTAGCAGAAGGAGCTAGATGGCTCAGCACTGCGTCTAAGGATGAAATTACGCAAGCTCTCAAGCCCTTTTTTGAGGGGACACCGGAAGATATTATCATTCAATCTGTAGAACGCTACAAAAGCCAGGGGACTTGGTCGACTGATCCACAGCTGACTAAGGAGCAATTCGATATTTTGCAAAATGTACTTGTCGAGAATGGTGTGCTTAAGGCAGATGAGAAGATAGCAAGCATGGATGATGTTGTGGACATGAGCTTCGTGAAAAATATCGGAAAATCGGATTGA
- a CDS encoding pentapeptide repeat-containing protein: MAVKKEKSILDAPRIPKELDQLTVSDYEMQDKQVFENGRFTQDKIANQTADKVIFDRIVFDNVVFDEIALERAELTDVVFNRCDLSNVNFRDSILHRVEFNHCKMLGFDLSSSTIRNVKFDECYGQYSVYRFTDMKYVSVKRSNFDKADFYEAAFSKVEITETGIDQAQFSGAKLSGMNLSTCEFQSIGVTLEGLQGCIVSSDQVRGFAYLLGVVVND, from the coding sequence ATGGCAGTGAAGAAAGAAAAGAGCATTCTGGATGCTCCGAGAATACCTAAAGAACTTGATCAGCTAACCGTTTCCGATTATGAAATGCAAGATAAGCAAGTGTTCGAGAACGGCCGATTCACCCAGGATAAGATAGCCAATCAAACCGCAGATAAAGTAATCTTTGATCGGATTGTTTTCGACAATGTCGTGTTTGATGAAATAGCGTTAGAGAGAGCTGAGCTTACAGACGTCGTGTTTAATCGCTGTGATCTATCGAACGTGAACTTTCGGGATTCAATCTTACACCGTGTTGAATTCAACCATTGTAAAATGCTTGGCTTTGATCTATCGAGCTCCACGATTAGAAACGTCAAATTCGATGAGTGTTATGGGCAGTATTCGGTTTATCGATTCACAGATATGAAGTATGTAAGCGTGAAGCGGAGCAATTTCGACAAGGCTGATTTTTATGAGGCTGCTTTTTCCAAGGTAGAAATCACGGAAACGGGCATCGATCAAGCACAATTTTCGGGTGCTAAACTATCGGGTATGAATTTAAGTACATGTGAATTTCAATCTATTGGAGTCACGTTGGAAGGCTTGCAGGGCTGCATCGTGAGCTCCGATCAGGTTCGTGGCTTTGCCTACTTGTTAGGCGTAGTCGTTAACGATTAG
- the trhA gene encoding PAQR family membrane homeostasis protein TrhA — MADTHVYTKREEVANAITHGLATLLSIAGLVILIVFASLEGTAWHVVSFTIFGVTMLMLYTASTLVHSFPEGKVKDLFETFDHSCIYLFIAGTYTPLLLVTLRSPLGWTLFGIVWGLAIGGVVFKAFFTKKFLVLSTLFYVMMGWLIVFAWHPLQALLMPGGIRLLIIGGLLYTVGSIFYIWRGFPYHHAVWHLFVVAGSVMHFFAILLYVL; from the coding sequence ATGGCAGATACACACGTATATACAAAAAGAGAAGAGGTAGCGAATGCGATCACGCATGGTCTTGCGACTTTGCTGAGTATTGCGGGACTTGTGATACTCATAGTATTCGCTAGCTTAGAGGGTACGGCATGGCATGTTGTCAGCTTTACAATATTCGGGGTAACGATGCTTATGCTTTATACGGCGTCAACGCTAGTTCATTCTTTTCCGGAGGGTAAGGTTAAGGATTTGTTCGAAACGTTTGATCATTCGTGCATTTACTTATTTATTGCAGGCACCTATACGCCATTGCTGCTTGTCACCTTGCGCAGTCCGCTCGGGTGGACATTGTTCGGCATTGTCTGGGGATTAGCGATCGGTGGTGTCGTATTTAAGGCTTTCTTCACAAAAAAATTCCTAGTGCTATCGACTTTATTTTACGTCATGATGGGCTGGCTAATTGTGTTTGCTTGGCATCCGCTTCAAGCTTTGCTTATGCCCGGCGGTATTCGACTGCTCATTATTGGTGGTTTACTCTATACAGTTGGCTCCATATTTTATATTTGGAGGGGCTTTCCTTATCATCATGCCGTGTGGCATCTGTTTGTCGTAGCGGGCTCGGTGATGCACTTTTTCGCGATTCTGTTATATGTGCTTTAA
- a CDS encoding sialate O-acetylesterase, with translation MSNKQIGVVIEHGPQSWSILQQHEGVASIELSGSWATNEETLTGAQVYSRVVREDSSETVVGWTIAVMEDNQAWKVRLERVPAGGLYRIETCLQINGNQELEWALRGDMIHHVGVGDLWVIAGQSNAAGYGKGPVNDAPEMGIHLLRNSGKWDLATHPFNESTQTIHIENRETANPGHSPFLAFARILKRETGYPVGLIQTALGGSPLKAWNPEEEGTLYRNMLSIVQSAGGSVRGVVWYQGCSDANPDESVTYAKRFGTMVSHWRQDLGVADLPFITVQLNRHTGVNPTLEENKSWGTVREAQRAVAKEIPHVTVVPAIDCPLSDEIHNSPAGNLLIGERMARAALATIYGRNVHYQAPEISRAQVIVKAEGELTVELEFNNVGGYLVSIGPNEQVFTIEDEDGFVEPLHWRISGRNTIQLTLGRAIKGQAYVHGGYERDPAKHYPLDSLTYLPLLSFYKVSIE, from the coding sequence ATGAGCAATAAGCAGATCGGTGTCGTAATTGAGCATGGCCCACAATCTTGGTCCATCTTGCAGCAGCACGAGGGAGTAGCTTCGATTGAGCTTTCAGGCTCTTGGGCAACAAACGAGGAAACGCTAACTGGAGCTCAAGTGTATTCCCGGGTAGTTAGGGAAGATTCCTCTGAGACGGTTGTTGGTTGGACGATAGCTGTGATGGAAGACAATCAAGCTTGGAAAGTCCGGTTAGAACGCGTGCCGGCCGGAGGCTTGTATCGTATCGAGACATGTTTGCAAATCAATGGAAATCAAGAGCTGGAATGGGCTTTGCGTGGAGATATGATCCATCATGTGGGAGTCGGTGATCTTTGGGTAATTGCAGGGCAGAGCAATGCAGCCGGCTATGGTAAAGGACCAGTTAACGATGCACCAGAAATGGGCATTCACCTATTGCGAAATAGCGGAAAATGGGACTTGGCTACCCATCCTTTTAACGAATCAACGCAAACAATTCATATCGAAAATCGTGAGACGGCCAACCCTGGTCACTCCCCATTCCTAGCTTTTGCACGAATACTCAAACGAGAAACCGGTTATCCGGTCGGCCTCATCCAAACGGCTTTAGGTGGCTCTCCGCTGAAGGCTTGGAATCCAGAGGAAGAAGGCACGCTTTATCGCAATATGCTAAGTATCGTTCAGTCTGCCGGTGGTTCAGTGAGAGGTGTCGTTTGGTATCAAGGGTGCAGCGATGCGAATCCGGACGAGAGTGTTACCTATGCAAAGAGGTTCGGTACTATGGTTAGCCATTGGAGACAAGATCTTGGAGTAGCTGATCTACCGTTCATAACCGTCCAATTAAACCGTCACACTGGTGTCAACCCAACGCTTGAAGAAAATAAATCTTGGGGAACCGTAAGAGAAGCGCAACGAGCGGTAGCGAAGGAGATTCCTCATGTTACTGTTGTTCCAGCTATCGATTGTCCTTTATCCGATGAAATACATAATAGTCCGGCGGGGAATCTGCTCATTGGTGAAAGAATGGCCCGCGCTGCTCTTGCGACAATATATGGACGGAATGTTCATTATCAGGCTCCGGAAATTAGCCGTGCTCAAGTCATCGTTAAGGCTGAAGGCGAACTAACAGTTGAATTGGAGTTCAACAATGTAGGCGGGTACTTGGTCAGCATAGGTCCGAATGAGCAGGTGTTTACGATTGAAGATGAGGATGGTTTTGTGGAGCCTCTACATTGGCGCATTTCTGGAAGAAATACGATACAACTAACACTTGGTCGAGCGATTAAAGGACAAGCTTACGTTCACGGTGGTTACGAAAGAGATCCAGCTAAGCATTATCCGTTGGATTCATTGACCTACCTGCCCCTTCTTTCCTTTTATAAAGTATCCATTGAGTAA
- a CDS encoding Gfo/Idh/MocA family protein, whose amino-acid sequence MIKFGIIGTNWITEEFINAASQLGDFTLTSVYSRTEAQGRKFADKHGISHVYTDLEQFASSPEWDAVYIASPNSYHIDQAILCMNHGKHVLCEKPLASNAHEVQRMIEVAANKGVVLMEAMKSTFTPNFGAIQENLHKIGPIRRYFASYCQYSSRYDIYKKGEEIPNAFNPVFSNGALMDLGVYCIYPLVVLFGKPDRIQASAMLLDSGVDGAGSILLSYEGKGMDAVIQYSKIVDSYASAEIQGEKGTIIFDKISRPDEVKIRYRDGTVEDITRPQVDNAMFYEAQEFIKLIQSGASQSNLNSHANSLLVVEVMDEARKQVGLVYPADKQ is encoded by the coding sequence ATGATCAAATTCGGTATTATCGGAACAAACTGGATCACAGAAGAATTCATTAATGCAGCTAGCCAGCTCGGGGATTTTACACTAACCTCTGTATATTCTAGGACCGAAGCTCAAGGCCGTAAATTTGCGGACAAGCACGGTATTTCGCACGTTTACACAGATCTGGAGCAATTTGCTTCCAGCCCCGAATGGGATGCTGTCTATATTGCTAGTCCCAATTCCTATCATATTGATCAAGCGATTTTGTGCATGAATCATGGAAAGCATGTGTTGTGTGAGAAGCCGCTTGCCTCTAATGCCCACGAGGTGCAGCGTATGATAGAAGTTGCTGCGAATAAAGGCGTTGTACTTATGGAAGCGATGAAGTCAACATTTACACCGAATTTCGGTGCCATTCAAGAAAACTTACATAAGATTGGACCTATTCGGCGTTACTTTGCAAGCTATTGCCAGTATTCGTCCAGATATGATATTTACAAAAAAGGTGAGGAAATTCCTAATGCTTTTAACCCTGTATTTTCGAATGGGGCGTTAATGGATTTGGGGGTTTATTGTATTTATCCGTTAGTGGTGCTGTTCGGCAAGCCAGACCGAATCCAGGCAAGTGCGATGCTGCTTGATTCCGGAGTCGATGGCGCGGGTAGCATCCTGCTCTCCTATGAAGGCAAGGGAATGGATGCGGTCATTCAATATTCCAAAATCGTAGATTCCTATGCAAGCGCCGAGATCCAAGGGGAGAAGGGTACGATCATCTTCGATAAAATAAGCAGGCCAGACGAGGTGAAAATTCGTTACCGAGATGGAACTGTCGAGGATATTACAAGGCCGCAAGTAGACAATGCCATGTTCTACGAAGCTCAGGAGTTTATTAAATTGATCCAAAGTGGAGCTAGCCAATCTAATTTGAATTCTCACGCCAACTCCCTCTTAGTTGTAGAGGTCATGGACGAGGCTCGTAAGCAGGTCGGGCTCGTCTATCCTGCGGATAAACAATAA
- a CDS encoding DUF72 domain-containing protein, giving the protein MILVGLTGWGDHDALYPLGTTAKDKLKSYSKYFSIVELDSSFYAVQPKERMARYAEETPDGFQFLVKAYQGMTGHLRGKPYYETDNEMYAAFRESLEPVMEAGKLAAGLFQYPPWFDCTKDNVRLLRETKKRMEGFPCALEFRHQSWFAPNYREKTLAFMKEEGWIHSICDEPQAGLGSIPTVLEASHSEFTLVRMHGRNISGWNQSGAPNWREVRYLYDYNEEELKEWKDRIRLLCGQSSTIGVIFNNNSGGHAAGNAKQFMRLLDIPVVEKPEQIDLFNL; this is encoded by the coding sequence ATGATTCTCGTCGGCTTGACGGGTTGGGGAGACCACGATGCTTTGTATCCTCTCGGCACTACAGCGAAGGATAAGCTCAAAAGCTATAGCAAGTATTTCTCAATTGTTGAACTGGACAGCTCGTTCTATGCGGTTCAGCCTAAGGAACGGATGGCACGCTATGCAGAGGAAACGCCTGATGGATTTCAGTTTCTAGTAAAAGCTTATCAAGGAATGACGGGTCATCTCCGCGGGAAGCCTTACTATGAAACGGATAACGAGATGTATGCGGCATTCCGTGAGAGCTTAGAGCCTGTGATGGAAGCTGGTAAATTAGCAGCGGGGTTATTTCAATATCCTCCGTGGTTCGATTGTACGAAGGATAATGTACGTTTATTAAGGGAGACGAAGAAGCGTATGGAGGGTTTTCCGTGCGCGCTTGAATTTCGTCATCAGAGCTGGTTTGCGCCGAATTATAGAGAGAAGACGCTTGCCTTTATGAAAGAGGAAGGCTGGATACATAGCATTTGTGACGAGCCGCAAGCTGGGCTTGGATCGATTCCCACTGTCCTCGAAGCTAGTCATTCGGAATTTACACTCGTTCGGATGCATGGACGAAACATTAGCGGCTGGAACCAAAGTGGAGCTCCAAATTGGAGAGAGGTACGATATTTGTACGACTATAATGAGGAAGAGCTGAAAGAATGGAAGGATCGTATTAGGCTGCTGTGCGGTCAATCTTCGACGATTGGAGTTATTTTTAACAATAACTCTGGAGGACATGCAGCCGGCAATGCTAAGCAGTTTATGCGTTTGCTGGACATTCCCGTTGTAGAAAAGCCAGAGCAAATCGATTTATTTAACCTCTAA